ATCGTGTAGCTACTGAGAAGATGCAACGTAGTCTGACTGTGCTAGATAATGGCACTTATCAGATTAGTCTCCCGTGGAAACGACCCCCTTCTGATCTGCCGAATAATTACGAATATGCAGTCAAACGTCTCCAAAACCTGGAGAAACAGTTTCGAAAGAAGCCGAATGAATGGGACACGTATTGTAAACAAATGGATGATCAACTTACCCGAGGTGTCGCCAGGTTCGTCCCACAGTCGGAGATGGATCAGGATTTGCGCAGTGGGAAAGGAATGTGGTTCCTGCCCCACTTCGGTGTGTTAAAGGACTCGCGTACCACGCCGGTCCGGGTTGTATTTGATGGTAAAGCCCGGTTCGAAGGTTGTTGTCTGAACGACTTTCTCGCTAAAGGTGACAATATGAACTCAAACATATTCGACATCGGTTTGCGCTTTCGTGAGTATGAAGTGGGCGTCGCCGCCGACATATCGAAAATGTTCCAGTCGATCAAACTGAATGAAGACGACGCACGCTATCATCGTTTCCTGTTTAGGAAAAAACCTGATGAACCAATTCGGGTGTTTGAACTGACCACTGTAACATTCGGGGATAAACCGTCCCCAACGGCGGCCATTGTTACACTACGTCTTGTTGTCAAAGAACACGCTCCAGATGACCTGGACATGCAACAGGTTGTCTCAAATCAGTTTTATGTCGATGACTTAAATGACAGTAAATGTACTGTTAAGGAGGGACTGCATCTAAAAACTACTGTTACCTCCACCCTTCACAAGGGTCATTTCGGAATGAAGGAAATATGTGATCCAGATAACGCGCCAGATAGAAAGGCCACAGTCCTTGGGACCCGATGGAACCTGGCCAAGGACACACTTAGTGTTAAGGAAGTCGCATCAGAGGACTACGCCCCATTCTCAAAAAGGTTGCATCATACTACGACGTGTTTGGTGTTCTCGCTGCTGTCACCATTCGTCCAAGGATGCTACTCCAGAAACTGTGGCAGTTTGATCTTGGTTGGGACACTGAACTCAGTAACCACAGTGATCTGTATGTTGAGTGGCAAACCATAGAACGTGATCTCAAGGATGTAGGTAAAATCGAGATCCCACGCTGTCTGATACCCGAGAAATACAAGGGCATGTCGCCACTCCCTGACGTGTCACTACATGGTTCTAGTGATGCGAGTGAGGACGCTATGGGAGTCACTGTGCACCTTAGATGGTCTGAGTCTGAAGATCATCCTGCTGAACTGACATTTGTTTGTGCTCGTGCACGCGTCACCCCATTGAAACAGACAAGCATACCCCGGAAGGAGTTACAGGCTCTACTCTTGCTGTGTCGATAGCTGTTATCAGTCCGCAGTGCCCTACGTCTCGATATTCAGTACACCAAGTTGTGGACCGACAGCATGACTGCCATACGCTGGCTTCGTGGCCAGTCCAAGTCATTCAGATCATATGTGGCTTGTCGGGTCGGTGAAATTACCACTGACTTTGATCCAGTCAAAGACATTGCCTACGTTCCAACTGACCAGAACATTGCTGATTTGATCTCACGTGGTGTCACCGCAGATAGAGCGATGGATGTGATCAAAGGTCCAGATTACCTCCGTTTGCCGCCGTCTGATTGGCCACATACGCCGGAAGTCAACATCGATCATGAGGACAAGGAACTCAAGAAATTTCACGTTCAAAACGCCAAGGTGCTGGCATTCAATGTGACTACGCCTCAACCTGTCATCGATCCGACCACATTCTCGAGTTGGCCTCGTCTGATCATGGTGACTGCAGACTTTGAGAGAGACATTGACTTTACTGATCACCACATCATGCGCCATAACCCGATATTCGATGAGGCATCACAAGTGCACCGTGTTGGGGGCCGTGTAGACAAAGCACCGTTATCATACGACATGCGCCACCCTTACTTGTTGCCAAAAAAGGGACACATCTCACTGTTGATTACCCGCGAGAGACATCGCCATGCGCTACATGGCGCACATTTGCGCACAGTCACTGAAATTCGCAGAACCTACTGGATCGTCGGAGACGTCAGACTTGCAAAGGCTGTCATTCGTGTCTGTAAAGTCTATATACGTAACCGAGGAAAGCCGCCGCAGCAGTTCATGGCAGAACTGCCCAACTTCAGGATCAAACCGTTCACACCAGTATTCCACACCACCCTTGTGGATTATCTGGGACCTGTATTCGTGAAACTCAACCGTAATACGACAACGAAGGGGTACTGCGCCGTCTTCACTTGTGCGGTCGTACGGGCAGTACACCTCACCTGTGTACAGGACTTAACCACTGAAGCATTCCTACAAGCATTAGAACGATTCATCAGTTTCCGGGGGGCCCCGTCCCTCATGTTAAGTGATAATGCAACATGTTTCCGTGGAGCTGACAAGGAGTTACGTGAATTAGGATTGAAACTCGACAAGGATGAAATTCGGTCCGCCAGGCTCAGCATTGAGTGGAAATTTGGTCCACCAGACGGTCCTCATCATCAGGGACCTGTTGAAAGAATAGTGCAGGAAGTGAAACGCGCAATGAAAGTACTTGTGAAAACGGACAAACTTACATTTGTCGAGTGGGAGACTGTGTTTGCACAGATATCTGCTGTGCTCAACTGTCGTCCGTTGACAGCAGTCTCATCATCCCCGTTGGATGACCCACCTATAACTCCGAATCACTTTCTCATTGGCCGTGGCGAATTACCATCACCAATCGTCCCATGTGAACCATTCGCCGGAAACCTGCGAAAGCGCCGCCAGTTGTGTAACGAAATCGTAAACAATTTTTGGAAGCGCTGGATTACTTGCATCCAGAAATTGTCGCCGAGACCAAAATGGTCTACCGAGAAGGAAAATCTCGAGGAAAGTGACGTTGTTTTAGTCGTCGACGAGAAAATGAAACGCGGTCAGTGGAGAATGGCTGAAGTCATCAATGTGTACCCGGGAAAAGACAATCACATTCGTGTAGTGGATGTACGTTTCGCAGACGGTCTTGTCTTAAAGCGCCCAATTTCGAGACTCATTCTGCTTATGAAAGCGTCCGAACGAGAGGATATCACAAGGAATGCCTAATAATCGCATATAAGTACCCTCCGCGTCATAAACTGACTCTTGCGCGCGCTGTGAGATCCGAGGAAAAAATTGCAATTCGCAATATTGGTCATGCAGCAAGACGGTTTATGGAGGAGAATAACTCCATGTCTTGTGCTCGTCAGAATTGGGTAGTCCACCCCATTTCTGAAGTGATTTACCTGTTTgggtttcatcatgtttattttaCCATGTTTCATGTTTGCATTCATGTTAGTATTCTTGCCATGTTTCTATTACCATTTGTAACTTTGCCACGTTTGtatttactgtacatgtattctgtacTGTATGTGTACTGTAAGTTTGTGTCTTGATACTGAACGTATTCTGGGTAAAGTAGCAATTTGCTGTGTTAATTACGTACAAATAGTATTCATTGGTTGGATTTGAATATCTATAGCATTTCTGAAAGTGTTCAATTTATTTGAAGTTTCCTAGTTTAGGAAGGGTTAAATTTTGTTCTAAAGACATAAAGTTGCTGTTTACAATGTTTGAGATAAGATATTTGGTTTGATACTGTACTATCTGTCAAGAGACGTAAGTTTGTGTTTAAAGTGAATTTGAGAATATTTGGTGAGGAGTACATGTTTACTTTGGTTTAGTACTGGAAATAGTATGACGTCTGAGGTTGTGTTTACTGGTTGAGGACATTATTTTTGAAGTCGTCTGGTACATCCAAGGTTTAGTTATGGTTATTCGTGTTAAAGTTTTACACAATCAGTTTTGATAAGATGTTGTGATTtatcttgacattttgatactcAGTGGAGTAATGGTCACTGAGTTAAGATTAATCCTGTATTTGTACCGATGTTTCTTTAGAGTTTATTTAGTGTGCCAAGCAGGTGTGACCACCATGTTTCTGTTTGTGTGACAAAGACTCTTAAGACTTTCAAAGACTCTTTAAAGTGCGGTTCAGATGGACTTTACAGTAGTTGACATGCCTGTCAATGATCTCTCCTGGGATGTCGTGTTCACATGGTCACATCCTGTCTTCGTGTCTTCGGCGACCCTTAAGATGGGCGCCCAGGTGGAGTTGGTGCAGTTGGCGCCGCACGATTGGAAAATATTAATAATCATCATTGTAATTCGGTCAATAAACGTCATTTTAACGAGTAATAAACGGACAAGACAAGTTAACGCAAAGCCGAGTTCGACATTATATTCTTCCAACGTGATAACGCGACAGTATCACTATCAAGTACCAATCATTTAATCAAATTAACCAACAAGTGGTACTTCCAAAACCCTTTTCAAATACACATATATAATAATTGGCTCGAGATCAACCGAGGTTTAATCAGTAGGCTGCTAATAGAAATGCTGAAATTGGTTCTTATAATTGTAACGCTTGCTCAATTTTGTCAGATCAACTGGGTCTGACCCGAAACATTTTGTCAAAACCTGACATTATAAGAATCAGTCCTGAGACTAATTTTTGTTGAAATAAGCAGCGGTTTCAGAAAAAGAACCTAAATTGCCTCGCTATAAGCTGATAAAAATACTGTTCTTTCCAAAACTCAGTTGAAATCATTATCTCTACCGATATACTGGTATCAAACACACTCCTTCCCTCCTGTAAAAGTGACAACACCTAAGGTGTTGGCATAAAGGAGTGTCATATACTAATACTTATTCAAACGTGAAAGAGAATGTTCAAGTTCTGCTACTGGAAATGTTCATCATGTCAAAGGGAAAAGTTCACATCCTGATGAAGAAGACTGGTCAAGTAGAATCAGTTTCATTTTTTCTGCAAAAGTCTATGATAATGTTCAATATGTAAAGAAATTGAACTGCAAGGAACGAAGACGTTACTGCAAGGCTGTCATCTGCGGCATGGATTGTTCATCTGCAGCACGGCTGTTATCTGCAGCAAGGCTGTCATCTGATGTACGGTCACGTGTACCACCGTAGTTGAAGATTGGTGCTTACGTTGCAGAGGTATGAGGTGCAACCGACCCAATACTTGAAGACGTTGAGATGACGACAATGATAATACAGCTGTCTCATGTCCTGGATAACATAACGTATACTGGAAGCGTGTTTTGGACGATATAACGTAGATACTGGTTTCATGTCTTGGGAAACATAACGTAGATACTGGTTTTATTTCTTGGGGGACATAACGTATATATAAAAACTATACGATTGGATGACGATCAGCAGCAATTTGTCTTGTACGTTTACAAGCGTTCGTTGAAGGCTCCATTCCCTGGTGATACAGTGTATCCAAGGCGGAGTAACGTAACGAGATGAAGATTGAACGTTGACGTAATGTTCCTGCTAACTTGGTGGGAGAGGCAAAACATAAATAATGTTCATTTACACCGGAGTACCAGCTTATGACCAAGTAGGGTTGATATGAAAGTTGATGAGAGCTTATGAATGAGTATTTCAACCAAATTTTCAGCACTGCAACAGCCACTGCACTTGTTAACGAATCCTTAAGTAGCGAAAAGAGTAGAATGTTCTTGGCACAATCCCGTTCTAGTGTCCACTGAGCTTGCTTGATCCTTGTCTTTGCAGATGACACACACTGATTATTAACGAGATGAGAAACCCACTACAAAACAAACCAATGCCTGAGATTATAATTTTGATTTTCCCCGAGCCAGGGTGTAAAAAACTGACACAATAAAACTCATGCAAAAAATATTCCGAAACTTGACTGTGTTACCTGAGTTTCATTAAGAATACTAATAATACTTATATCTAAATCAATTACCTAATTCCAACTTGACAAGAGTTACATTTGAACTCCTTATTTTAATAAACTCTATATCGTCCTATATCCTAATCCAAGATTTGACTGTGACTTGATACAGTTACATTAACTCTAATATTGATAATATTTAGACCAATATTATCCCTACAATCTTAAATCCTCACAATCATAATTCTACAACTGGAGTACACTATGCAAATCAATAATATTCATAATATCTGCTTCCCTGTTTCTTCCACGGCTGGGAAGGGAATCAGGAGATCCTGTGGACCCTTCAAATTCCTCGATCTTGGACTTGTCGAGAATTCGTCCTGGAGACAACCAACTACAACGACTCATTGGGTACGGTGTGCCGTACCTCCATGGACGGCGTCCCTCCGTTCCCCGAATCGTTCCTCTGTCGGCGTCCCTCCATTGACCTACAGTTCTCCACATTTTTTGTAGATGGCGCTACCATTTTCGTTTAATGCCGTTCGCTCTAGATGTCACTAATGTTGTAGCAATGCCATCTGATGGGCATTGGGTCGTAATACTCGGCACGAGAAGCAAGACGCGTCGGCAAAATGCGGCTTTTCATAGTATTCTGTCTGGTGATTTGCATTCTCTCGGGTATTCTCTGCgcagatgaccacgatgatgccGAGAATGAAGGAGAGATCAGTGATGGAGACGTCCCCGGTAAAAAGGTATGAAAAGAacataaaagtgtttttttctatCAGCGTGTATCCTATATACTTCAGCTACATCGCTGCATGACCCACATAGTCCAtgtattacatgcatgcattgctATCTCTAGCCGGGATGTGTAGCCAAGTGTGATGTAATCGTTGGCTGAAGCTGGTCGTAGCAAATATACACCGGGCTGAACGAGTGAATTGACGCTTGAAGATTCCTATAGGCGTTTGAGGGTTTGAGGTGTCCTTGGATACACACATCCTTCTTGTTCGACCTGGCCTTAGATTCCTCAAGGTTCGACTCAATGACTACGATCTTCAGCTACCTCCGGGTCCTTTTTTGCCAGAGGGTTGATGCTGTCACTATGGATTGACAAAGAGTCAGAGCGGGGAGGGGGGCAAGGGGAATCCCCAGGCTGCCCTGAACAAAGTGTATTTCATTCAAGTATATTGGTCATGGCAAAATAGTTTCTTCTTatcccccccccgccctcccCGGCTGTCTACACTCAAGTAGCCCCATTAGTTACAAATCTTATCTTTTTCCACTGCAGGAAAAGAGGAGCTACAGTACATTCTCTTTGACGGATGAGGACTACGATGAATTATTCCGATTCTTAGACGAAGACCTGACTTGGAGTGATGCCCGGACGCCTGCTGAGAGGAGGGCCTACAGGAAGAAGATATCGGGGATGTACAGAGTATCAAGAGTACATAATCCCCTATCAGGACTGAATGAGGAACTGATCGTCGAAAGAACGACTAGGCGCATCGTCCCGCGAACTTCCGATTTAGTAGCTATAGTGGAGTATTATTTCATAGCATTTAAAGGACTTGCAGCTTGAAAACTATCAAAGATTGCCTCAGAACGGTTCTGTGGCCTTGGTGTGAAAGTCGTCTGGCGTCATTTGGACACGCTGCAGGCGCACCAGCGAAGGAAGCCGACGTTTACAAATAAAGCACCACTGCAGCCAAAGGCACCACATCGAATTGCTCAAGTTGACTTGGTCAACTTTATGGACCTTCCGGTCAAAATCGATGAAAAGAAGTATCAATATGTTATGTCCGTCATCGACGTATTCTCCAGATTTCTCTGGCTCCGGCCATTGGAGGATAAGTCATCGCAAGGCGTTGCAGAGCAACTTTTCGGTATTTTTGTCGAACACGGATGTCCGGACATTCTGATCAGTGATGGAGGTGGTGAATTCAAGAAGGTGGTGAACAAGAGAATTCGGAGTAGGCCATACCATCCACAGACCAACGGAAAGGtaattgttttgtatttttcacGTCTTTGTTACCGCTGTAAAAACTCAATG
This genomic window from Lineus longissimus chromosome 13, tnLinLong1.2, whole genome shotgun sequence contains:
- the LOC135497662 gene encoding uncharacterized protein LOC135497662; translation: MTAIRWLRGQSKSFRSYVACRVGEITTDFDPVKDIAYVPTDQNIADLISRGVTADRAMDVIKGPDYLRLPPSDWPHTPEVNIDHEDKELKKFHVQNAKVLAFNVTTPQPVIDPTTFSSWPRLIMVTADFERDIDFTDHHIMRHNPIFDEASQVHRVGGRVDKAPLSYDMRHPYLLPKKGHISLLITRERHRHALHGAHLRTVTEIRRTYWIVGDVRLAKAVIRVCKVYIRNRGKPPQQFMAELPNFRIKPFTPVFHTTLVDYLGPVFVKLNRNTTTKGYCAVFTCAVVRAVHLTCVQDLTTEAFLQALERFISFRGAPSLMLSDNATCFRGADKELRELGLKLDKDEIRSARLSIEWKFGPPDGPHHQGPVERIVQEVKRAMKVLVKTDKLTFVEWETVFAQISAVLNCRPLTAVSSSPLDDPPITPNHFLIGRGELPSPIVPCEPFAGNLRKRRQLCNEIVNNFWKRWITCIQKLSPRPKWSTEKENLEESDVVLVVDEKMKRGQWRMAEVINVYPGKDNHIRVVDVRFADGLVLKRPISRLILLMKASEREDITRNA